Sequence from the Methanomassiliicoccales archaeon genome:
CGCTTGTCGCCCACCTTATCTTCCAGATGGATGGCCCGCTTGTCGATCAGCTGCTTGACGTGATGGTTGACCGTGGCCTTGTGCAGATGCAATTCATCGGCCAGGTCCCTTTGGGTGACCTCCTTCCCTTTGTTTGCCAAAAGGAACCTGAGGATCAGCTTTTCCCGTTCGGTCAGAATGTCCGAATACTTGATCTGAAGGAGCGGCAGCGGTATCTCCTTGTGACTGTCATCATGGACATAGACGGCGTTCAGCCCTTCAAGGGTGCAGACCAGCAACGCCGATGCGCTCATTATGCGAGTCCCTCCGGCGATGTTGAAAACAGCTATATGTTTGTTCTCCGTCCGAAGCTCCAGTATGGTCTTCTGGATCTCCTTCGCGGTGGAAACGAGGTCGAACGCGTCCGGGATCTGACGGGGAGAGAACGCAACCTCCATCATATGGCAGGTCCGGCCGATCTCCTCGACCGCCTTGATGGAATTCTCATGATCGCTGTGAAAGACGACCACCTCATCCACACCTTTGGTGGAACGTATCGTGGGTAGGAGCGTTTCCGGATGATGACCAAGTGTACCGAGTATTACGACCATATTGATCGGACCGAGACAATATCATCGGCCGCCTTATTTCTTGGTTGAGACCGTATTATGGAAACTGATACCATTGACATCGCTTGTTCCATCCGATGAGGAAGGGCAAATTGTCCTAGCGATTCAATATGGACTTCTCTCCGTCTTCCTTCTAGAGCGGTTTATGAAGGGAGGTCGATGATCGGATAACGGCCTGCATTCCGAAATTTCATAATCCGGTGAACGTTTTATGAGTACATATTCAACACGCGTCAATATTTCGGTGATCAGATGCAGCATGACCGTCAAGACAAGCCATGATAAGAAATTGCCAATGGATCGATGATTTGGCAGATATGGGTATCCGATCCCATTAACAGAGAGACGGACACCCTGGTCAGGTGGTCCAGAACGTCATTCTTCGGAGGAAGCCCGGCCTCCAGACCCAGGTTTGTTCGCGATCGTACGAACGGCCGACATTTCGAACCATTGTTGCGGCCTAACGAGTCACTAGCCTCTCTTTCTAAGCTCATTCTCGATAAATGGTCTGTAGTGGCGAGAACAGCATCTGCCAGCTGGGTTGGTTATTTTGCAATGGCCCCCGCCCCCTATCCCTGTGCTCTCCATAACTTCTTCGAATGTGGTTGCGCCGTTCTCTATGGCCTTGACCTCGTCTTCTTCCGTGACCTGTCTGCAATAGCACAGGGGCCTGGGAGAATCCTTTTCTTTGAAGGTCACCCGGGTCTTCACGTCGTCTTTCTTCAGTGTTCTTCCTTTCGCCGTTGTAAAATCGACGACGTCACACTGGGGGTTCTCGCATATCGAATATTTTGAGTCCCCCAAGGGCCAGCATGACTCCTTGGCGTGATTTGCGACGGTGATCTTATCGACACCCGCTCCTGCTTTATTGCACACCGGACATGTGGCCATGAGCCATATTAACAGGTCACGATCCTTTAAACTAATGTGCGGGCCAGAACACCAGTCTGGCAGAGTTGCTTTGTCAATAATGACGATCCTGCCGGAATGGCGAGTGGTCACAGAAATGGACGCAACTGGCCTGAGATAAAGGATGGGCTTTGGATTTGGCTATATCGCGCCACCAAGGGCATGAATGAATCAAGCCACAGATACCAGATTCAATGAATCTAACTAGCATTGATAATACCAATATCCCAGCGCGGGCACCCTTCACCGTTCCACCCCGTCCCCCCCTCAGAAGTGCTGCCGGACCGAATGGACGACCATCAATGAGAAATAAGCCAGCGCGAGAGAGGCTACCACGACAAGACCTTCCAGTATGGTATAACCGATCGGCGCTATTTCCGGTTGCATCAGATGCGCTTGATCGGCGATGACCTGAACGATGTTGAGCGTAGCAGCCAATATCCCCATCAATGCCCCGACGAAAGCTCGCCTGAAGATCAGCGGGATGGTGGCGATCTCCGCGATCAATAGGGCAAAGAAGAGCACTAACCAGATGGCAGAAACGTCAGTTTGGGGCCTCGTCTCGAAACCGAGCGGTGGAGGAAATTCCAGCACGGTCATGATCAGTATCGCAATCACGGATAACACGATGGTCCTCTTTGCCGCCACTATCGAAACCATACCTCAATCTCCTTAATTTTGAGGGAATCCCCAATGGCTGGATAGAAGGAACATTCTTACTTAACACATTTCATCGCTCCATATTTAATTATACTACAGAATTTGCATCGGATCCAGGCTCTCGGTGATGGCCTTCTCATTGCGCTCCTTCGGTTTCTTAGAACGTTGACCATCGATCCGATCGGCACAAACCTCGATTGCGGCTTTCCCTCAGAGCCGACCATATCTCCCGGAACCACCTTGTGCTCGATCCCCGCTGCCCATCGGTTCTACTAACGCGGCCTATCACCAGATGAATAGACAAGCTTGGCTTCCATGTGGAGCGGAAACTATCTGCCCAGCGTCTAGTCGAGCGTTTGATAATGGGAGGTCGACCTGTTGATGCGAGGGAAAAAGGACGAACTTGAAGGCGTTCCCCCTGAACCCTGTGAAAGAGAAAAAATATCAGCCTTGGAATTCTTCCAGCTCTTTCAGGAATCTTTCCATGGAGGCGAGTTGAGGGGCGTGCCCTCCAGGAAGCTCGATCACCCTGGATTCCGGAAGATCCCGTGCCAGCACGTCAATGACCCCATGCAGCCATTTCGCCGACCCGGTTCCTTTGACCAATAGGACCGGCATGTGCAATCCACCCAATCTCTTCGGGTCGTCCATGTGCTCCATCGAGGCCCTCGTATTGAGCAGCGATTGACGGTGCAGGACCCAACCTGGCCATGGAGGAAGGGACTTGGGATCGGTATCATTGGGAACGATTCCGGCCCCATGCAGGAAAATGATCAATTGCTCCACTGAGACGTTGTCCTTGATCGTCATGCTCATGCTCTGCATCCTGTTGAACGCTTCATCATCAGGCCTCTTCCCCCCCAAGACCCAGACCGCAGGCGGTTCTATGAGGGTCAAGGTCCTCACTCTGTCGGGGTGGTTCAGTGCATAATCGAGGCTGATCTCGGCTCCAAAAGACCATGCGACAATATCGAACGGTTCCCGCAGTTCGAGATCATCAAGCGTGTTGGACAGGGCTTCGGATTCTGTCGTCAATGAGTAATCTGATGGCAATCTCCGGCCTTCCAACCCGTATTGCACCGAGATCAATTGGACCCTGATGGCTCTCCGATTTGCCGACAGCCTTTGGGCATGGGGTTCCCAGCTCTTCCATCCCGTCAACCCTCCCGGAACAAGTACAACAGGCCTACCATGGCCAATCTCCTCCGACTGCATCTTCAGTTCCATAGCGATCGGATAAAATTGGAAACAACGACTACTTAATTCTAATCCGGTGAGAAAAATGCTAGGCAATTTCTTTCTCCACGGTCAGGTGTCGATCTGATCATTGCCTCTTGGGTACGTTAGCTTGTGCCGTCCTCCTGGTCAGGAACATGCAACCGACCACCGTGGTAATGGCCATGCTCATGGAGCTATCCCGATCATCTCGATGGACTAGTGCTCGGCCGGCATGCCGGTTAGCATCCTACCCTTGAACTCTCTTGTATCGATAGGGATTGCCACAAACCATCCTTCGTAGCTAAGTTCACTGCTTATCCCACCATTTAGACGGGCCGGGCGCCGGCCTGCGCTGGTCGGTCCGGCTCTTTTCCTTCCTCTTCGCTTCTTCCGTCCTCGCCTCGGCCATCATGGCGATTTCGTCCGCCAACGATGTGCATCCCATGTCCTTCAGGTAGTTGGTGTGCAGGTTCCTGACCGCCAGTTTCGCCTCTCCGTTCTCCTGGACGACGTTCTTGAGCTTCTTCTCCGTTTCCTCGTTCTGCGATTGCGCGAAGTTGGTCAGCGCGTCCATCAGTCTCCGGGTCGGTTCGATCTGCATCTCGGTGAGGAAGCGCGACGGCCCGGCGCCTTCGTAGCCCTTGACCTTTCCCAGCGTGATCGGCCTGGAAGAGATGATCACACCTTTCCTGGCCCGGGTGATTGCGACATAGAACAACCGGCGTTCGTTGTCCATCATCTCCGAGGTCTTGATCTGCTTGACCTTCCCCGAGGTGTCGTACGCCATCTGGAAAACGTCCGATTCGCTCGCGTAGGTGGGCATGAAGCCCTCATCGCAGTTCGGTACGAGGACGTAGTCGAACTCCAGCCCCTTGGTGCGGTGGATCGTGGTCATGACGATCTGGTCCTTCCTCTCCGCTCCGCAAGTAGTGTCCTCGCCCTCTCCGACCTTCAGGAACGTCTCGACGTCCGTCGGCGTCGCCATCAGACCGTCGCGGTAGTTGTTCACGAACTCCTTACGGTCGAGCGAGGGGCGGCCCTTTCCGTAGAAGTCGTCGAACTGCTCCAGATACCCGGTCCGCTTGATCAGCCAGTCGACGACCTCGTGCACCTTCGCCTTCGAGTCAATCCGGTCCTTCGCCTTCTCCAGGCAGAGCAGCAGGTCCTTGAGGGAATCCTGGTTGCGGGAGCTCAGTCGCCGTGACGTGACCAGCCGGCGCAGCAGGTCGTGGAACGAATCCTCGGCGTCGGGACCGAAAAGGTCGGCGATGGCCAGGTCGAGATCGGCCTTGCGGATGAAACGCTTCGGGTAGTTGGCGATGTTCACGAACTGCTGGATCGGCGCCTGGTTCAGCGGTGCCTCGAGCTTCGACGCCACCTCCAGGTACTGTCGCAGCGCCTTGATCTCCATGCGTTCGTACAGCGACGTTCCGCCCTCGATCCGGTGCGGTATCCCCCGCCGCAGCATCTCCTGCTCCAGCCCGCCCAGCTGCATGTAGCTCCGGGCCAGCACGATGACCTTCTCCGCGTCCTGCGTTTCGCGCACGCAATTGGTGAGCGCGTCCGCCATCTCCTTAGCGGCGTTGGTCTCCTGGCCGGGCTTGATCTCGATGAGCCGCAGATACGAAGCCTGTGCGGGACAGTAGGAGATCAGGCTCTTCTGCTTCCTCGAGTGGTTGTGGGTGATACAGTTCTCGGCGTACTGGGCGATCATCGGCCCGAAACGGAACGAGTGCGACAGGTTGTACGTCATCAGCAGCTTGTCCTTGAAGATCGCCTCGAACTCGCCCAGGATGTAGGCCGGACGGGCACCTCTCCATTCGTAGATGGTCTGGTCGTCGTCACCTACCACCATGACGTCCGCCTTGCCGTCGGCCAGCAGCTCGACCAGCTTCTGCTGAGCATAGTTGATGTCCTGATACTCGTCAACGATGATGTGACCGAAACGCCCTTTCCACTGCCGGCTCAGCGGCGTATCCTGCTTGAGCAGATCGACCGCGGTCAGGATCATATCGTCAAACGTCATACCTTTCCTGTCAAGGCGCCACTCCTCCATCAGGCCGTAGACCAGGTGGTAGCACTCTTTCCCCTTCCAGCCGGCGTTCTCCGGCTTGATCAGCGAACCTTTCCAGAAATCGATGGCGGTGAGGGCGGATTCCCGGTCCATCTGAACATCGGAAGTGACCCTGCCGTCGTTCCTCAGCTGGTTGAACGCGGCGTAGACCTGGTTCCGGTACAGCTCGCTCTTGTCCTCGGTCCAGAGCTCGTAGTCGGTCTCGAGGACGCCTAGACTTTTAGCGCTCTGCACGATCCTCAGGGCGATGGAGTGGAAGGTGTTGACCGACGGCTGCATCCCCGGCGGCAGTCCGCTGCTCTTCAGCTTGTATGAGAAATCGTCCGAGGCCATCCGGTTGAACATGAGAACCTGGATCTGACCGGGGTTGACTTTCTCGTTCTGCACCAGGTGCTTGACCCGTTCCACCATGGTGGTGGTCTTGCCCGAGCCGGCGACGGCCAGGACCTTGGCGTTGAGGCCGATCGGATGGTTGATGACCTTCAGCTGTTCCTCGGTGTTGTTCCGCTCCATTTTCGCTATCCTATTGCCTGGGAAAACGTCATGATTGACATAGGTTTCTCTGAGGTCACCGAAAATGGCGTGCGGGTTCGCCGGCATTTCATAGCTCTAAACATACGTGTGTGCAGAGTTCATCGATTAGATAATGGACAGCGACCGTCCCAGCAGCGGTATTAAAGAATCATTAAGAGCACGAAGGCATTTTTCCGTTCAGGCATGAAAATCTAGACGATGACCCGAAGAATAGACCAGAATGGCCCAGAACTTGAACCGTTCGGAATGGACGGCGTTCAATTTTTGATGAACCGATATCAGACGGGGATCGCAATACAAGGAAGAAGACTAGCATGAAAATGCCCATCCATGTGCTCGGGAAAGATGCTGGGAACGCTGACCGTCGCCTGATATCGCCATCGGATCAGCCTATATAATGCAAATCAGATGATAAAATAATCAGTATTGAAATTCTGGAGGGTAATAAATGGATCAGTATGGGGAGAATGCAAGGGCTTTCTTTGAAGAGATAGGACATGTCGGGTTTTTCAAGCGGTTGTTCGGATGGGGTTCCGTGGTCGCAAGGACGGAGATGGCCAAGGCCGATCTCCGAATGGCCTTAGAACAGCAGAACCGGACATCCAGCATAATAACGGGATACGAAGGCGATGCCCGGGCCAAGGAGGAGACGATAAAGGGTCTTCAGGGCAGGATCGAGCTGGTCGGTCAGCAAACCTTAGCGCGAGAGAAAAGGATATCCGAGCTGGAAGCAGAGATCAAAAGCAAGGGCAACCAGATCCAGGATGTCCTGTACAAGATAGGCGGTCTGGAAATGGAGATCAGGACCGCGAAGAAGGAGCTCGAAGAAGCGAACATGTCCCTGGCCACGTTCCGGGCGGCGGACGCCTCCAAGATCGAAGATTATCAATTGAAGATATCCGGCCTCAACCAGCTGAAGCAGGAGCTCAACGACGACCGCGTCCGGCTGCAGAACGAACTGGTCGAAGCGGAAACGAAACGCATGGAGGAGATGAGGAGGACCTGGCTTGTCCATGAGGAGAACGTTCAGCAGACGCTAACGACGTTGTGCAAGAAGCATGCGATCGAGTACGCGGGAAAGGAATCGTACCCTTTCAAGGGGAAGCCGGACAACGCGATCAAGATCTGCGGCGAATACGTCATCTTCGATGCGAAGAGCCCCCAGTCGCAGGACCAGAGCAATTTTCCCGACTATCTCATCGCCCAGGCAAAGCAGGCGGAAAAGTATGTCGGGGAGGATGGAGTGAGGAAGGAGCTCTTCCTGGTCGTTCCATCCAACACCGTCGAGAACATCGTGCCGTTGAGCCATGAGCTTGGTTCATATCGGGTGTACGTCATCTCCCTGGATGCGCTGGAACCGATCATCCTGACCTTGAAGAGGATAGAGGATTACGAGTTCGCCGAACAGCTCAGCCCGGAAGAGCGGGACGCGATATGCAACTCGGTGGGCCGGCTCACGCACCTGACCAAGAGGAGGATGCAGGTGGACGCGTACTTCAGCGAGGAGTCGATGGGTGCGTTGATGCAATGCAAACATCTGCCGGAGGACATCGCCAAAGAGGTCGACCGGTATGAGAAGGCGGCCAGGCTCAATCCGGTCCAAGACCGGGGCAAGAAGAAGATAACCGACAAGGACGTGGCCTCCTGCAAGAAATCCATAGTCGACTCGAATAACCACGTGAAGGACGAATCGACGGAAGTTACGATCATGGACCAAGAGACGTTGAAGGGATGAACCTCTAGCCTTGGCTTGTCTTCGAGGTCTTTTATCTTTTGCAGGCCTTGCCTGTTGATGTCGATGGCTTAAGGAGATTCGTTCGTCTGGAAAATTTCGGGCCAGTCTCAATCGCAATCCTCGAACTGACTGTTGTACAGGCTGTAGTAGAACCCTCCCTGTCTTAGGAGTTCTTCGTGCCTTCCGCTCTCGACGATATTCCCGTCCCTCATGACCAGTATGGTGTCCGCATCCTTGATGGTCGAGAGACGGTGGGCGATGATGAAGGAGGTCCTTCCCACGGTGAGGTCGTTCATCGCCTTCTGGATTATCTTCTCCGTCCTGGTATCGACGGAACTGGTGGCCTCGTCCAGTATCAGCAGTGGGGAGTTCTGCACCACCGCCCGGGCTATGGTGATCTGCTGTCTCTGCCCGGTGGATATCTTGGACTCGTCGTCGAGCTTGGTATCGTAACCGTCCGGGAGCGTGGCGATGAAGTGGTGGATGCCCACCGCCCTGCACGCTTCCTCGACCTGCTCGTCGGTGACGCCTTCCTTGCAATAGGCGATGTTCTCCCTGATGGTGCCCTCGAAGAGCCATGTGTCCTGAAGCACCATGCAGAACATGTCATGCACGTTCTCTCTGGTGAGCGTTTTCGTGGATACGCCGTCTATAAGGATATCTCCTGAATTGACCTCGTAGAAGCGCATCAGGAGGTTGACGATCGTCGTCTTGCCAGCCCCGGTCGGGCCGACTATGGCCACCTTCTGGCCCGCCTTCACGCTGAATGAGAAATCGTGGATGACCTCCTTTTCCGGAGTATACCCGAAGTACACGTTCCGGAACTCCACGTCACCTTTCACGTCCTTGTGAACGACCGTCTTCCAGTCCTCGTTCTCCATCTCTGTCTCATCGAAGAACTCGAACACGCGTTCAGAAGCGGCGGCCACGGACTGCAGGCTCGACATGGCCTGTCCCAACTGTGTCAGGGGCTGGGTGAATAGGCGTACGTACACCATGAACGCGACGATCACGCCGATCGATATGGCCCCGTTCACGAACTGAACCGCACCGACGATACAGATGACCACGTATCCCAGATTGCCGATGAATCCCATGATGGGCATCATCAGGCCGGAAAGGAACAGCGATTTGAACGCGCTGTCGAAAAGACCGTCGTTGATGGATTCGAACTCATTCTGCGCGGCCTCCTCGCCGTTGTACGCCTTGACGATGTTGTGCCCGGTATACATCTCCTCGACGTAACCGTTCACCTTGCCGAGGGAGGCCTGCTGGCGTCCGAAGAACTTCTGTGATTTGGACATTATCACGATCATGAGGACGAAGCCTGCCAACGTGGAAAGGATGGCGGCTGCGGTCAAGGTGACGTCGGTGAGGAACATCATCACCGTCGCACCGATGAGCAGCGCGACGGCGCTCATCAGCGTACCGATGCTCTGGTTCATCGACTGGCCGATGGTGTCCACGTCGTTGGTCGCCCGGCTGAGGACGTCCCCGTAACTGGTCTTGTCGAAATACCTGAGCGGTAGGCGGTTGATCTTTTCCGAGATATCGGTGCGGAGGCGCCTCGACAGCCTCTGGACCACGGTGGTCACGATATAGCCTTGTCCGTACATCGTCACGGACGAAAGGATGTAGATGGTCAGGAGGAACATCCCTATCTCGGCGATGGCGGTGAGGTCCGTCGACCCGGTCCTTATCCCGTCGAAGATGAGGTTGGTCATCTCGCTGAGCTTGTTCGGACCTATGACGGTGAATATGGTGCCGATGATCGCGAGGACCGACGCCGCGACGATCGCCGGAACGTACGGTCTCATGTAGGTGAGCATTTTGCGCCAGGCATCCCTGAAGTTCTTTGCCTTCCTTACCGGACGCATGCCCGGGGAAGGTCCAGGGGGAGGCCCTTGGGAATCCTTGGGGCTCATTTGCTCACCTCCTCCTCTGACAGTTGAGAATAGACTATCTCCTTGTACACCGGGCAGGTGTCCAGGAGGTCGCGGTGCTTACCTACCCCTACCACCATCCCGTTGTCCAGGACGACGATCTTGTCGGCGTCCATTATGGTGCCGACCCGCTGTGCGACGATGATGCTCGTAGCGTCTGCGGTCTCCTTCTTTAGTGCGTTCCGAAGCGCACGGTCCGTCCGGTAATCCAAAGCAGAGAACGAATCGTCGAAGATGTAGATCTCCGGCCTACGGTACACCGCCCGGGCGATCGACAGGCGCTGCTTCTGGCCCCCGGAAAGGTTGGTCCCGCCCTGGGAGATCGCGGCATTGTAACCGCCATCCATCTTCTCAACGAAATCGGTGGCCTGGGCGATGGCGATGGCCTTCTTCAGGTCCTCTTCGGTGCGTTCGGGCGAACTGTCTCCATACCTAACGTTGGATGAGATCGTGCCAGAGAACAGATTCGCCTTCTGCGGCACATATCCTATCTTCTTATGGAGCGCCTGTTGGGTGTAGTCACGGACATCTACGCCATCGACGGAGATCGTCCCCTCGGTGACGTCGTACGAACGCATCATGAGGTGGATGATGGTGCTCTTTCCGCTTCCGGTGGAACCGATGAACGCGACGGTCTCGCCCCGTTCGGCCTTAAAACTAACGTTCTTCAGAACGTATTCAGACGCTCCGGGATACTTGAACCCGACGTTGCTGAAGACGATCTCGCCTTTGGACGCTCCCGGGGATTCGGTGACGTTCCCGTCCTTGATCGACGGTTCCGTGTCCAGGATCTCCTCGATACGCTTGGCGGCCACTATGGCACGCGGCATGACGATGAACACGACCACCAGCATCACGAATCCAAACACCACTTGCATGGCATATGCCAGGAAGGTGATCATCTGCGAGAACAGTATCATTTGCGTGCCGACGCCGACGGTGGCCGCGATAAGAATCGCCCCGAACCAATAGATGGAAAGGGACAGGATGCTCATCACGCCGGACATTATGGGCATCATCAGCGCCATCGCCCGGCCGGTGAACAGATTGTTGGACGTGAGGGCATCGTTGCCCTTCTCGAACTTCTCTTCCTGATAGTCTTCCGCGTTGTATGCCCGGATGACACGGATGCCCTTGAGGTTCTCCCGGACGTTGCGGTTGACGTCGTCGGTGAGCCACTGAATCTTCTTGAAGCGCGGAACGACGAAGATCATCAATACCACGATGACCGCGATCAAACCCGCTATGGCGACGGCGGTGGAGGTCGTCCACTGCCAGCTTTTCCCTTCGATCTTGAGGATCGCCCATGCGGCCAGGATCGGTGATCTGATCACGAGCTGCAGACCCATCGCGACGGCCATCTGCACCTGCGTGATATCGTTGGTCGCACGCGTGATCAGACTGGCGGTGGAGAACTTGTTAATCTCGTGGACGGTGAACGACTGGACCTTGCTGAACTCCAAAGAGCGGAGACGTTTCGAGAGGGACGCGGCCACAAAGGCGGCTATGAAACCGACTACCAACGTCGTGAGAAGACTTCCCAACGCCAGGGCGAGCATCACCCATCCCTCGCTCATGACCTGGCCGACCGTGCCGCCGGTCTGGATCAGGTTGGTGATCGCGAACATGTGGTCCGGGATCTCCAGGTCCAGCCAGACCCCGGCAACGATGAACGCCGCGCATACGGCGATAAGCCCCCATTCCCTGGCCTTCAGATATTTCAGGATCATCTTTCACCAACGATATTAGACAAAATTACAGAAAATATGGTCGATCGAACGCTTGGACCTTAAAATCATAAATGTTGACTGGCAAGGCAATTTCGCTATAATAAATTATTGACATGTCAAGTCATAGGGCTGGGATACATAGAACCGGCTCCTGATCAATGGGAGGTGAACAGGGATCTGTTCGTCTCTCCCCATATTGTCATAGACTATGTGCTCCCTCATGCCATCCAGTATCAGCTGGGACCGGTGACAACGTCCAAAAACCGAATTTCCGGTGGGTCATTTTCATATAATTAATGAACCAACCATAATTTCGAAGACCGTGAGGAGTGTCTTCGAGGTGAATGACATGCCAGAGACAAAGATGCTTGATAAGAGGAAAATGAATGAACAGGATCCAAACAGAATGAAGGATGAGATCACTGGATCAGAACAGGGAGTGGCCGGGGAACGGGTCGGTCTTACTGAGGAAAGGAGAGAGGGAAACCAAGAGAATGAAGGATCGACCTGCAGCGGCAAAGACCCCTATGTCCCAAGGAATCCCGTGAAAAAAGAGAGCAAAAAGTGAACTACTGAGATCGGAAAAGGGACGAACGCCTCAGAGGTGGAAAGAGCCGGACGAAAGGATGGGATCTACTTAAAGCCGGCAAAACCCTACGACCAGTGGGTCACACATCGGCTCGCAGCCCGGAGTAAGTACTCCTAATGTTGGTCAAACGCCAGTCGCCCTTTGAAATTCTCGGGGACCGCAGTTTCATCCTTTTATCGCCAGGCGAATCTGGTCCTTATCATATGCCGATGCGAGCGCCGAGGCAGAGCGCTTCAACTGAGCCATGGCTCTGGCGATCGGCCAGGAAACAGCATCCCTGATCGGCATGTTGGTCTTAGCGGAGGCTTAGCTGTCTCCATCCCGGTCAAGGATCGTTTCAGCAAAGCTTTCGCTGGCCGTGATATAAATCGTTTCCAGTCGCTTACTCCCAAGGAATACCGGTGTTCTTATCGATTATCGTATATCCCAATTGAGTGAGGAAATCGTTGGCCTGGTTGACCCCCAATATCCCGCGATCGTGCATGCCCCCATGGACGGATAATCCGGCCATGGACAGCACGTATTTGGGCGGGTAATCGGTATTTCCATCCTTGAGGACCCATCTTTTTGGGGCCCTGGCCCTTGGTACGCCTTCCTTATCTATGGTCTTCAGCGCGGATTCGATGTGTGTTTTATTGATGCCGCCAAATGGATCTACATTCCTGGCTTCGGCGGCCGCTGTTCGTTGATCAGGGTTGCTTATCTTGACCCGGTCAATTACTTGCAACTGATCTTTGTATGCCTGGACCTCGTTCCGTTTTTCGTAGAGTTGAATGTTGGCCAAGGTTAGCTGTGATCTCAACTCTAGAATGATTGCTTGATCCGATCTTCCCGAATGTGCCAACTCTACGACCATCATTTCCTTCTCTTTTTGTGCCCCGACCAGCGCATCGTGGGCCAGGTTGGCCTCGGCCAGATCTTCCCTTGACCCGTCGAGCTCCTTATCCCTGGACTCGACCTTTCTCTTTTCTTCCTCCAGTAGCTCACGAAGTTCGGATCTCTCCGCTTCCGCAGAGGCATGTTCCTTGATCAAGAGGTCATAATCCTCATGTGCCTCTTGGCCAAGGATTCGTATTGCCTTCCATGAAAAGATCCGTCTCTT
This genomic interval carries:
- a CDS encoding ABC transporter ATP-binding protein: MSPKDSQGPPPGPSPGMRPVRKAKNFRDAWRKMLTYMRPYVPAIVAASVLAIIGTIFTVIGPNKLSEMTNLIFDGIRTGSTDLTAIAEIGMFLLTIYILSSVTMYGQGYIVTTVVQRLSRRLRTDISEKINRLPLRYFDKTSYGDVLSRATNDVDTIGQSMNQSIGTLMSAVALLIGATVMMFLTDVTLTAAAILSTLAGFVLMIVIMSKSQKFFGRQQASLGKVNGYVEEMYTGHNIVKAYNGEEAAQNEFESINDGLFDSAFKSLFLSGLMMPIMGFIGNLGYVVICIVGAVQFVNGAISIGVIVAFMVYVRLFTQPLTQLGQAMSSLQSVAAASERVFEFFDETEMENEDWKTVVHKDVKGDVEFRNVYFGYTPEKEVIHDFSFSVKAGQKVAIVGPTGAGKTTIVNLLMRFYEVNSGDILIDGVSTKTLTRENVHDMFCMVLQDTWLFEGTIRENIAYCKEGVTDEQVEEACRAVGIHHFIATLPDGYDTKLDDESKISTGQRQQITIARAVVQNSPLLILDEATSSVDTRTEKIIQKAMNDLTVGRTSFIIAHRLSTIKDADTILVMRDGNIVESGRHEELLRQGGFYYSLYNSQFEDCD
- a CDS encoding (2Fe-2S)-binding protein, with the translated sequence MATCPVCNKAGAGVDKITVANHAKESCWPLGDSKYSICENPQCDVVDFTTAKGRTLKKDDVKTRVTFKEKDSPRPLCYCRQVTEEDEVKAIENGATTFEEVMESTGIGGGGHCKITNPAGRCCSRHYRPFIENELRKRG
- a CDS encoding alpha/beta hydrolase, which produces MELKMQSEEIGHGRPVVLVPGGLTGWKSWEPHAQRLSANRRAIRVQLISVQYGLEGRRLPSDYSLTTESEALSNTLDDLELREPFDIVAWSFGAEISLDYALNHPDRVRTLTLIEPPAVWVLGGKRPDDEAFNRMQSMSMTIKDNVSVEQLIIFLHGAGIVPNDTDPKSLPPWPGWVLHRQSLLNTRASMEHMDDPKRLGGLHMPVLLVKGTGSAKWLHGVIDVLARDLPESRVIELPGGHAPQLASMERFLKELEEFQG
- a CDS encoding ATP-dependent helicase, which codes for MPANPHAIFGDLRETYVNHDVFPGNRIAKMERNNTEEQLKVINHPIGLNAKVLAVAGSGKTTTMVERVKHLVQNEKVNPGQIQVLMFNRMASDDFSYKLKSSGLPPGMQPSVNTFHSIALRIVQSAKSLGVLETDYELWTEDKSELYRNQVYAAFNQLRNDGRVTSDVQMDRESALTAIDFWKGSLIKPENAGWKGKECYHLVYGLMEEWRLDRKGMTFDDMILTAVDLLKQDTPLSRQWKGRFGHIIVDEYQDINYAQQKLVELLADGKADVMVVGDDDQTIYEWRGARPAYILGEFEAIFKDKLLMTYNLSHSFRFGPMIAQYAENCITHNHSRKQKSLISYCPAQASYLRLIEIKPGQETNAAKEMADALTNCVRETQDAEKVIVLARSYMQLGGLEQEMLRRGIPHRIEGGTSLYERMEIKALRQYLEVASKLEAPLNQAPIQQFVNIANYPKRFIRKADLDLAIADLFGPDAEDSFHDLLRRLVTSRRLSSRNQDSLKDLLLCLEKAKDRIDSKAKVHEVVDWLIKRTGYLEQFDDFYGKGRPSLDRKEFVNNYRDGLMATPTDVETFLKVGEGEDTTCGAERKDQIVMTTIHRTKGLEFDYVLVPNCDEGFMPTYASESDVFQMAYDTSGKVKQIKTSEMMDNERRLFYVAITRARKGVIISSRPITLGKVKGYEGAGPSRFLTEMQIEPTRRLMDALTNFAQSQNEETEKKLKNVVQENGEAKLAVRNLHTNYLKDMGCTSLADEIAMMAEARTEEAKRKEKSRTDQRRPAPGPSKWWDKQ
- a CDS encoding ABC transporter ATP-binding protein gives rise to the protein MILKYLKAREWGLIAVCAAFIVAGVWLDLEIPDHMFAITNLIQTGGTVGQVMSEGWVMLALALGSLLTTLVVGFIAAFVAASLSKRLRSLEFSKVQSFTVHEINKFSTASLITRATNDITQVQMAVAMGLQLVIRSPILAAWAILKIEGKSWQWTTSTAVAIAGLIAVIVVLMIFVVPRFKKIQWLTDDVNRNVRENLKGIRVIRAYNAEDYQEEKFEKGNDALTSNNLFTGRAMALMMPIMSGVMSILSLSIYWFGAILIAATVGVGTQMILFSQMITFLAYAMQVVFGFVMLVVVFIVMPRAIVAAKRIEEILDTEPSIKDGNVTESPGASKGEIVFSNVGFKYPGASEYVLKNVSFKAERGETVAFIGSTGSGKSTIIHLMMRSYDVTEGTISVDGVDVRDYTQQALHKKIGYVPQKANLFSGTISSNVRYGDSSPERTEEDLKKAIAIAQATDFVEKMDGGYNAAISQGGTNLSGGQKQRLSIARAVYRRPEIYIFDDSFSALDYRTDRALRNALKKETADATSIIVAQRVGTIMDADKIVVLDNGMVVGVGKHRDLLDTCPVYKEIVYSQLSEEEVSK
- a CDS encoding MarR family transcriptional regulator, producing the protein MVVILGTLGHHPETLLPTIRSTKGVDEVVVFHSDHENSIKAVEEIGRTCHMMEVAFSPRQIPDAFDLVSTAKEIQKTILELRTENKHIAVFNIAGGTRIMSASALLVCTLEGLNAVYVHDDSHKEIPLPLLQIKYSDILTEREKLILRFLLANKGKEVTQRDLADELHLHKATVNHHVKQLIDKRAIHLEDKVGDKRVRPIRVEDSMALLLR